A genomic stretch from Clavelina lepadiformis chromosome 5, kaClaLepa1.1, whole genome shotgun sequence includes:
- the LOC143460133 gene encoding putative ferric-chelate reductase 1 — MRKILFLCLVIFLKYSSAIDISGCGSTKTCVRSSDNCNPNNPTCLIFSFTQTSSGGFDMEISGGTGAGGQYVAVAFSPDGLMQNSDLYYCIGTELKSGVLQTRHSAPVTDPALPPQITGVTARTSNGVANCSFTRAANVSKNINSTHTRAFDLATSNYYVLLATAAYTGGSPSYHSTSRYSSGPYNFTASPSGGDTPTPSPDNPTTADCNVTKGCFFSPSSCTPGSSSCMFASWQYDSSLNTVTLNIIGGTTAGSQYAAIAFGTVDQMQDADLYYCTDSEMSTGVIRALRKQPADEARPPEIENIETGLTDGVVNCTFTRPASLTKAISGGVMVDFNLLTNTYYLLYAVGTTAGGVLQYHSSNRVLSGARINFTSVSPAAGGSSNDNTALIKAHASLMIIAWLTCASIGVIIARHFKPLWHDSTIADNKVWFQLHRGLMVIVLLATVAAFVLIFVAVGGYSENVGAHPILGIIVTGLTILNPIMALFRPHPNTPRRPIFNWAHWFVGSTARILAIAAIFLGVDLSRLNLPEWDTFVLVGFVVFHVIFEVVFEMISACYGHIDAYKKSKPEEYPMDGDDRKPDPPPKGTSIKYLLLIIYVIGNLAFLITFIYYIAVN; from the exons ATGAGAAAGATATTGTTTTTGTGTCTCGTgatttttctaaaatactcCAGTGCCATAGACATCAGTGGATGTGGCAGCACAAAAACTTGTGTTCGAAGTTCGGACAATTGTAATCCTAACAACCCAACTTGTctcattttttcatttacccAG ACGAGTTCCGGGGGCTTCGATATGGAGATAAGTGGGGGCACAGGGGCGGGAGGGCAGTACGTGGCGGTCGCTTTCTCCCCGGACGGCCTCATGCAGAACTCGGATTTATATTACTGCATTGGAACCGAACTGAAGTCGGGAGTTCTACAGACACGCCACAGTGCCCCGGTCACCGACCCGGCCTTGCCC CCGCAAATCACTGGCGTCACAGCGAGGACGTCGAACGGAGTGGCGAATTGTTCTTTTACGCGGGCGGCAAACGTCAGCAAGAATATTAACAGCACCCACACGAGAGCGTTTGATCTAGCGACGAGCAATTATTACGTATTGTTGGCCACTGCCGCCTACACCG GCGGGTCTCCAAGCTACCACAGCACCAGCCGCTACAGCTCAGGTCCCTACAATTTCAC GGCGTCACCCAGCGGCGGCGACACCCCAACACCTTCGCCCGA CAATCCGACAACGGCCGATTGTAACGTCACAAAGGGTTGTTTTTTCAGCCCGAGCTCGTGCACACCAGGATCTTCCAGCTGCATGTTCGCGTCTTGGCAATAC GATTCATCGCTTAACACGGTGACGTTGAATATTATCGGAGGGACCACGGCAGGGTCGCAGTACGCGGCCATCGCGTTTGGCACAGTGGACCAAATGCAGGACGCGGATCTTTATTATTGCACTGACTCTGAAATGTCGACTGGCGTCATAAGAGCCTTGCGAAAGCAACCAGCAGATGAGGCCAGGCCA CCGGAGATTGAGAATATCGAGACGGGACTGACCGACGGGGTGGTCAACTGCACCTTCACCAGGCCCGCATCTCTGACCAAAGCGATAAGTGGCGGCGTCATGGTCGATTTCAACCTTCTGACCAACACTTACTACCTCTTGTACGCAGTTGGAACCACGGCCG GAGGAGTGTTGCAGTACCACAGCTCAAACCGAGTACTGTCTGGTGCCAGGATCAACTTCACTTCAGTGTCACCAGCAGCAGGAGGATCCAGCAATGACAATACCGCTCTCATCAAAGCACACGC ATCGCTGATGATAATAGCCTGGCTGACTTGCGCTAGCATAGGAGTCATCATTGCTCGGCATTTTAAACCTCTGTGGCACGATTCCACCATCGCCGATAACAAAGTCTGGTTCCAG CTTCACCGAGGACTCATGGTCATTGTTCTTCTGGCCACCGTCGCCGCCTTCGTCTTAATATTCGTCGCCGTTGGAGGTTACAGC GAGAATGTCGGGGCCCACCCCATCCTGGGTATCATCGTCACCGGGCTCACAATTTTGAACCCCATCATGGCCTTGTTCCGGCCCCACCCGAACACCCCACGACGCCCCATCTTCAACTGGGCTCATTGGTTTGTCGGGTCCACCGCTCGCATCCTGGCAATCGCGGCCATTTTCCTCG GGGTCGACCTGAGCCGCTTGAACCTACCTGAGTGGGACACGTTCGTGTTGGTCGGCTTCGTCGTATTCCACGTCATATTCGAGGTCGTGTTTGAGATGATCTCGGCCTGCTACGGCCACATCGACG CTTACAAGAAGTCCAAGCCCGAGGAATATCCCATGGATGGTGACGACAGGAAGCCCGACCCTCCCCCCAAG GGAACCTCCATCAAGTATCTCCTCCTCATCATCTACGTCATCGGCAATCTCGCCTTCCTCATAACTTTCATCTATTACATCGCCGTAAACTAG
- the LOC143458752 gene encoding uncharacterized protein LOC143458752 translates to MRQLVALLLGVQLLHPGFCFDASGCGVSKTCIRSVNDCDVTAATCLYFSFAWNSGSGGFDMEISGGTGAGGQYVAVAFSPDGLMRNSDLYYCTGTELNSGAIQAQWNPPVIDTSLPAGISNTNAMTTGGVGRCSFTRAGSITKQISGGTNHDFDLINNDYYVLLAVGSYSGGNIQQHTNSNRFPSPSAVDFGSSVVMATTQEMTTSMSTSSEAPMTSDTSTAATMMSSMSTSAVMTSSMTSSTEATMDYLSLCGSSVGCYRNPSTCTPGSSDCMFASWRYNSTDDAFDFVIVGGTGNVRQYASIAFGSTRTMKDADMYYCTEGAFVSGVIRELQQPPTNIANQMEISNTRFGVENGVLTCAFKRSASLTKTVSGSREMTFDLGTSSYYLLYAVGETSEAGALLYHERSGRSVSQDLINFRSSAASLREDNLVMITMLTLGFIMMMTKSKMHPLKLLLAPLILIVGFSCTGAVDGNECGISKHCVKNPPGCDLTDPKCQFFSYAWDAGTRTFNMELRGGAGGGTEYVAVAFGTVNRMQDADLYFCTGTTLRSGVIQRFRRPPRIFRALPRGITNVMASTNNGVAECSFTRTAVIRKPTSQNNRELFDLFNTKYHILQATGRLAAGIFPRYHGSRNNRGISNEKINLALPVIPPPMIPDCDVTNGLCNVGPVGCEPGDSNCLFATWNYNSGLNNFEITFGGNVGAGDKYVAMAFSPNGLMENSDLYYCTGSELKSGRIVQRRRRPITDDDLPAGITNEEASNANDVIMCSFTRAASVTKEDIGTFDLKMTDYHLLLASGRAVGDRITYHGPRRHSSSEPLQFAPPPPVTPMMPDCDVTNNLCYAGPMGCEPGNSNCLFSTWSFNSELNNFVISFGGNVGAGDKYVAMAFSPNGLMENSDLYYCTGSELKSGRIVQRHITPIVEDTLPTGVTNEDASNADGVIMCSFTRTASVTKEDIGTFDLAMTDYHILLATGGTAGATFLSHIASNRHSSPAAFSFTPAEAMQMMPDCDVTNSLCYAGPMGCEPGNSNCLFATWSFNSELNNFEITFGGNVGAGDKYVAMAFSPNGLMENSDLYYCTGSELKSGRIVQRHITPIVEDTLPAGITNEDASDADGVIMCSFTRAASVTKEDIGTFDLTMTNYHILLATGGTAGAVFLPHIGNNRHSSAAAFTFT, encoded by the exons ATGCGACAACTAGTGGCTCTGCTGCTCGGAGTGCAACTTCTTCACCCAGGATTCTGTTTCGACGCCTCCGGATGCGGGGTATCAAAAACTTGCATTAGAAGCGTCAacgattgtgacgtcaccgcAGCGACTTGTTTGTATTTCTCATTTGCTTGG AACTCAGGGTCAGGAGGGTTCGATATGGAGATAAGTGGGGGCACAGGGGCGGGGGGACAGTACGTGGCGGTCGCTTTCTCCCCGGACGGCCTCATGCGGAACTCGGATCTATATTACTGCACCGGAACCGAACTCAATTCGGGAGCGATCCAAGCTCAGTGGAACCCTCCTGTCATTGATACGTCACTTCCG GCGGGAATATCGAATACGAACGCGATGACAACGGGCGGGGTGGGCAGGTGCTCATTCACCCGCGCCGGGAGCATCACGAAGCAGATCAGTGGCGGAACAAACCATGACTTTGACCTCATAAACAACGATTATTACGTGTTGTTGGCGGTCGGCAGCTACAGTGGAG GAAACATCCAGCAACACACCAACAGCAACCGCTTCCCCAGCCCCAGTGCAGTCGACTTTGGCTCCTCCGTTGTCATGGCGACAACACAAGAAATGACGACATCCATGAGCACCTCCAGTGAGGCACCAATGACATCAGACACGAGTACGGCAGCGACTATGATGTCTTCGATGAGCACATCAGCagtaatgacgtcatcaatgacTTCATCGACCGA GGCAACGATGGATTACTTGTCGCTGTGCGGAAGCTCGGTCGGTTGCTATAGAAACCCGTCCACGTGTACACCAGGAAGTAGTGACTGCATGTTTGCTTCGTGGAGATAC aaCTCCACCGATGACGCGTTCGATTTCGTCATAGTGGGAGGGACCGGAAACGTACGACAATACGCGTCGATCGCGTTTGGATCGACAAGAACAATGAAAGACGCTGACATGTACTATTGCACCGAGGGGGCTTTCGTTTCCGGGGTTATCCGTGAATTGCAACAACCACCGACCAACATCGCAAACCAG ATGGAAATATCGAACACTCGATTCGGTGTGGAAAATGGCGTGCTCACGTGCGCCTTCAAGCGGTCGGCGTCACTCACGAAGACTGTGAGTGGGAGCCGCGAGATGACGTTTGACCTGGGAACGAGCTCGTATTATCTGCTTTATGCGGTGGGGGAGACCTCGGAAG CTGGCGCACTTTTGTACCACGAACGCAGTGGTCGAAGCGTTTCCCAAGATTTGATAAATTTCCGAAGTTCCGCAGCAAGTTTGCGTGAAGACAACCTCGTCATGATCAC GATGCTGACGTTGGGCTTCATCatgatgatgacg aaatcgaAAATGCACCCCCTCAAGTTATTGCTTGCACCCCTAATCCTCATAGTGGGATTCAGCTGTACGGGGGCAGTGGATGGGAACGAATGCGGCATCTCGAAGCATTGCGTCAAAAACCCCCCCGGATGTGATTTGACCGACCCCAAGTGTCAGTTCTTCTCCTACGCCTGG GATGCCGGAACCAGAACCTTCAATATGGAGCTTCGTGGCGGGGCAGGAGGAGGCACTGAATATGTGGCAGTGGCGTTTGGTACCGTTAATCGCATGCAAGATGCTGACTTGTATTTTTGCACTGGCACTACGTTGAGGTCAGGGGTCATACAGCGCTTTCGACGGCCCCCGAGAATCTTCCGCGCCCTCCCT CGTGGCATCACTAACGTAATGGCTTCCACGAACAATGGCGTGGCGGAGTGTTCTTTCACACGCACTGCTGTGATAAGAAAACCAACCTCACAAAATAACCGGGAACTCTTCGACCttttcaacacaaaatatcACATTCTCCAGGCGACGGGTCGTCTAGCAGCAG GGATTTTCCCGCGCTACCACGGATCGAGAAATAATCGTGGGATCTCAAACGAAAAAATCAACTTGGCCTTACCTGTCAT ACCGCCTCCCATGATACCAGATTGTGATGTCACGAACGGCCTTTGTAACGTTGGTCCGGTAGGATGTGAGCCAGGGGATTCTAATTGTCTTTTCGCCACTTGGAATTAC AACTCGGGATTGAACAATTTTGAGATAACTTTTGGCGGGAACGTCGGTGCTGGCGACAAATATGTTGCCATGGCATTCTCACCGAACGGTTTGATGGAAAACTCCGATCTTTATTATTGCACCGGATCCGAACTAAAGTCCGGCCGAATAGTTCAACGTCGAAGAAGGCCGATTACCGATGACGACTTACCg GCCGGGATTACAAACGAGGAAGCCTCCAAcgcaaatgacgtcataatgtgcTCATTCACGCGTGCTGCTAGCGTCACAAAGGAAGACATCGGCACCTTTGATCTCAAAATGACCGACTACCACCTCCTGCTTGCATCTGGAAGAGCCGTGG GCGACAGGATAACTTACCATGGCCCCAGACGCCATTCATCGTCGGAACCTCTGCAGTTTGCTCCTCCCCCTCCTGTCAC GCCGATGATGCcggattgtgatgtcacaaacaaCCTTTGTTACGCAGGTCCAATGGGATGCGAGCCTGGAAATTCTAATTGTCTTTTCTCAACTTGgagtttt AACTCAGAGTTGAACAATTTTGTGATAAGTTTTGGCGGGAACGTCGGTGCTGGCGACAAATACGTTGCCATGGCATTCTCACCGAACGGTTTGATGGAAAACTCCGATCTTTATTATTGCACCGGATCCGAATTAAAGTCCGGCCGAATAGTTCAACGTCACATAACACCTATTGTTGAAGACACACTGCCG ACCGGGGTTACAAACGAAGATGCCTCCAACGCTGATGGCGTCATAATGTGTTCATTCACGCGTACTGCAAGCGTCACAAAGGAAGACATCGGTACATTTGATCTCGCAATGACCGACTACCACATCCTGCTTGCAACTGGAGGAACTGCTG GAGCCACATTCCTTTCACACATCGCGAGCAACCGCCATTCCTCCCCTGCAGCTTTCTCATTCAC ACCTGCAGAAGCCATGCAGATGATGCcggattgtgatgtcacaaacaGCCTTTGTTACGCAGGTCCAATGGGATGCGAGCCTGGAAATTCTAATTGTCTTTTTGCGACTTGgagtttt AACTCTGAATTGAACAACTTTGAGATAACTTTTGGCGGGAACGTCGGTGCGGGCGACAAATACGTTGCCATGGCATTCTCACCGAACGGTTTGATGGAAAACTCCGATCTTTATTATTGCACCGGATCCGAATTAAAGTCAGGCCGAATAGTTCAACGTCACATAACACCTATTGTTGAAGACACACTACCg GCCGGGATTACAAACGAAGATGCCTCCGACGCTGATGGCGTCATAATGTGCTCATTCACGCGTGCTGCAAGCGTCACAAAGGAAGACATCGGCACCTTTGATCTCACAATGACCAACTACCACATCCTGCTTGCAACTGGAGGAACTGCTG GAGCTGTGTTCCTGCCACACATTGGAAACAACCGCCATTCATCGGCCGCAGCTTTTACATTCACGTAA